A genomic stretch from Candidatus Omnitrophota bacterium includes:
- a CDS encoding methyl-accepting chemotaxis protein, whose amino-acid sequence MDKRRLRRNYFIDKEFQTKFILKFCLIVVLSSLVLSFFIIFLSRGSTTVTIENARVMVKGSADFIFPILLQTLLIATVFSAVAVSVLTLFISHRIAGPLYRMKREIDILKSGDLTPSFKIRENDQLQHLASALSELSGSLRDKHKAVKEKASQLRDLLRQPQYNKEAVESKLKELEDALNYFKI is encoded by the coding sequence ATGGATAAGAGGAGATTAAGAAGGAATTATTTTATTGATAAGGAGTTCCAGACGAAATTTATCCTTAAGTTCTGCCTGATCGTTGTCTTGTCGTCTTTGGTATTGAGTTTTTTTATAATATTCCTTTCCCGGGGCTCTACCACCGTTACGATCGAGAATGCCAGGGTCATGGTAAAGGGGAGCGCTGATTTTATATTCCCCATACTGCTTCAGACATTGCTTATCGCCACCGTGTTTTCGGCGGTCGCCGTCAGCGTCCTGACCTTATTTATCTCGCACAGAATAGCCGGGCCGCTTTATAGAATGAAGAGGGAAATAGATATATTGAAAAGCGGCGATCTGACCCCGAGTTTTAAGATCAGGGAAAATGACCAGTTGCAGCATTTGGCATCCGCGCTTTCCGAACTGTCGGGTTCCTTAAGGGATAAACACAAGGCCGTAAAGGAAAAGGCGTCGCAGCTGCGCGATTTATTGCGGCAGCCGCAGTATAACAAAGAAGCGGTTGAAAGCAAATTAAAGGAATTAGAAGACGCCCTGAATTATTTCAAGATCTAA
- the argC gene encoding N-acetyl-gamma-glutamyl-phosphate reductase, with amino-acid sequence MLKVGIIGASGYTGGELIRILLRHKGVRITYLARGRDTGERIEEIFPWLKNILSMECGGVKLSGIKECCDLVFMSLPHGLAASYVPAILKYGKRVIDLSADYRFNSAAVYGLPELNREKIKGARLIANPGCYATAAILSLAPLVAGSLVEPGSLIVDAKSGVSGAGKRQELEYSFSESNENFKAYKVACHRHNPEINQALSRLSRHKASVTFVPHLLPLNRGIYVSAYARLKHSKSAAALTAIYEKFYKREPFIRVLGGDTLPEIKNVVNTNFCDIAIRVSPKDRTVIVLGAIDNLVKGASGQAVQNMNIMHGFPETEALV; translated from the coding sequence ATGTTAAAGGTCGGCATTATCGGGGCAAGCGGTTATACCGGTGGAGAATTGATCAGGATCCTCCTCAGGCATAAGGGCGTGAGGATCACCTATCTCGCCAGGGGCCGGGATACAGGCGAGCGGATAGAAGAGATCTTTCCCTGGCTGAAAAATATATTAAGCATGGAGTGCGGCGGGGTAAAATTAAGCGGCATAAAGGAATGCTGCGACCTTGTCTTTATGTCCCTGCCGCATGGCCTGGCCGCGTCCTATGTCCCGGCGATACTTAAATACGGCAAGCGGGTCATTGATCTGAGCGCGGACTACAGGTTTAACAGCGCGGCGGTTTACGGCCTGCCTGAATTAAACAGAGAGAAAATAAAAGGGGCGCGCCTGATTGCCAATCCCGGATGCTACGCTACCGCGGCGATCTTGTCCCTTGCCCCGTTGGTGGCCGGTTCCCTCGTTGAACCGGGTTCGCTTATTGTTGACGCGAAATCAGGCGTAAGCGGCGCGGGAAAAAGGCAGGAGCTGGAATACTCATTTTCCGAAAGCAACGAGAACTTTAAGGCGTATAAGGTTGCCTGTCATCGCCATAATCCCGAGATAAACCAGGCCCTTTCAAGGCTCAGCCGGCACAAGGCCTCAGTTACATTTGTGCCGCACCTGCTTCCTTTAAACAGGGGTATCTATGTGAGCGCGTACGCCAGGTTAAAGCATAGCAAAAGCGCCGCCGCGCTGACAGCCATTTATGAGAAGTTCTATAAGCGCGAGCCGTTTATAAGGGTTTTAGGCGGCGATACGCTGCCTGAGATAAAGAATGTGGTTAATACGAACTTCTGCGATATAGCGATAAGGGTTTCGCCGAAGGACAGGACCGTCATCGTTCTGGGGGCTATAGACAATCTTGTGAAGGGCGCGTCAGGGCAGGCAGTGCAGAATATGAATATAATGCATGGTTTCCCTGAAACGGAGGCATTGGTTTAG
- a CDS encoding Ig-like domain-containing protein yields MVTIKIPEGVAQDASANTNTESVTLSRTYSPAPPDTTRPTITSLTTTASEPTSSASIPVTLVFSESVTGLLATEITVTNGSVSGLSGSGTNYSFTVTASAAGVVTIKIPEGVAQDASANTNTESVTLSRTYSPGARPRATLSGVPSDPTQATSVTITVGGAGVNYYKVKIDRGSTLGSWDQSGVMSISNPRIILSGLGEGRYTVSVIGGPTLVVDNRWQDINDPTVATWAVDILPVAVLDAATVPTGTLYSHSATIRVTNQNDVYEYKYKLDTDAEYTSYRGVNIPISLDNIPAGRRTLSVVGKDNDGNEQQAPTEVSWEVAASPEIKSALPSETDQIMIEGSTMVFSVVAFDSNDTQLTYTWSLDNDRVSQITVSTISAATETASSYTYSPGFKAAGRHTLKVEVSDGHESSLPAVYEWAVAVNEAANEPVLSWEFNTEGNNEGWVNGGGLGVPAISSGTYKADFDGAEPVMTGPSGLNISTSAAKTLRVRYRVSGGITAQLSWATDAVNENTGDLIRGQENFPIIGDGRFHAANVYLGEHPDWQGNVTGISFYPVSEAAVGEIEIDYIRFTDMGPSSSPDWEFNDNNAECWSGHGNIATPFTFDNGKLVTEVTGNDPIMDIGGVSIDADIYKGLEIRYRLKGGSNSAEIFWRRELGGQIVHHRLQLPAPIKTDGLFHTYSIDLSTNPYWQGEVVYFRFDPTMSGSPGIIGEPVEVEVDYIKLVASSAAAPVWEFDEEGEAGGWRNHVFDDQTTHMSDFEISNGTLKTRVTGSNSFMEIGYENPNQVFTFNADGYKGISIRMKVDKGRVASVSWLKDGSYPRSAFNIIADGQFHTYDIDFSGIPQWSGDLSYLRFNPIEGATGLGANVEIEYIRIIDQLYGPRWEFDDDGDMEGWVLQHSLSAVEGLPAVVSGRLKAEITGGYPSMYIRDGVSFSAVTFPHVQIRYRVIPGSPTGELADAAQLHWGARDAGNNWIAGTKDFSINSDGLWHVASIDLSQEANWKDGIVYLRYDPVEGVSSGAVEVDYIRFSHYRPPVTDLPEWSFNIDGNAQGWSPYRYLDDPVVEDGRMQTRVTGITPYMYGPLGEDIDADAAKGVEIKYRISGDLDAFPSLQNDPRMRLLWIRDGESYSASRMKVMPIEPDGQYHTLTIPLGSDDNWSGIVKRLRIHPLLSVSELRSGELAGADLYAEIDYIKITDHLAPHYWEFDEADNTEGWTPRHSLSDFTVSYNEDISSGTLLASVTNADPYMSVNSVNFPADNFPYLQIRYRAQSGHAAELHWGARDINSNWIPGYANFSIISDGLWHVADINLSREPQWRERIVSFRYDPTVGSNGEVEIDYIRFSSSPASGRDDIVPHWEFDEADNPEGWIPRNSLSDFTVSYNEEISSGTLNTRLTGSDPFMSTSGGVDFSAATFPYVQIRYRATPDDYASAAPQYEAAQLYWGAKDANNAWISGVKNFLINADGIFHTATLDLSQEANWKERIVSLRYDPAVRADKDMSIEIDYVRFFNSRPAPEAPEWLFDIDGNKQGWSPNRQIGEETGDFEVEGGKLKMRVTGKDPFIFGPLGQEIDADTYKSIEIKLKIDASLDVFPSLKNAYLQLYWVREGEDFSQERYKAVPIGTDGVYTITMGPQDINWSGMIKRIRIDPVAYLPEFKDGVPAGDIRVEVDYIKVRETPSVDLSLSPAEGDFNVGSEYIFKTTYIDNSAREDIAFAEFLISDGTKTIRALYVPADGKLRIIDDDGRWSEGFDPESANRIENRYGTLNCSRTKVYTIGTTGIGIDWAFRFNDEFAGPKDMSLAATERVGSGEARFLGWFKKGSINIIEK; encoded by the coding sequence GAAGGCGTTGCCCAGGATGCCTCAGCCAATACCAACACAGAATCAGTAACGCTCTCGCGCACGTATTCGCCGGCGCCTCCTGACACGACTCGTCCTACGATCACCTCATTGACCACGACCGCCTCAGAGCCGACCAGCTCAGCAAGTATACCTGTAACATTAGTCTTCTCTGAAAGCGTCACAGGGCTTCTTGCCACAGAGATCACTGTTACCAACGGCTCTGTCTCAGGCCTCTCAGGCTCAGGCACAAACTACAGCTTTACAGTCACAGCCTCAGCAGCAGGGGTGGTCACCATAAAGATACCCGAAGGCGTTGCCCAGGATGCCTCAGCCAATACCAACACAGAATCAGTAACGCTCTCGCGCACGTATTCGCCCGGGGCAAGGCCCAGGGCTACCTTAAGCGGCGTGCCTTCTGATCCGACCCAAGCGACTTCTGTAACTATCACAGTCGGGGGCGCGGGGGTCAATTATTATAAGGTAAAGATCGACAGGGGCAGCACCTTAGGCAGCTGGGATCAGTCTGGTGTAATGAGTATATCCAACCCCAGGATTATCTTAAGCGGATTAGGGGAAGGCAGATATACTGTATCAGTCATCGGCGGCCCTACCTTGGTAGTGGATAATAGATGGCAGGATATTAACGATCCTACGGTCGCGACCTGGGCGGTGGATATTTTACCTGTGGCAGTGCTTGATGCCGCTACCGTGCCCACAGGCACACTTTACAGCCATTCGGCCACCATCAGGGTAACCAACCAGAATGATGTGTATGAATACAAATATAAGCTTGATACAGACGCGGAATACACTTCCTACCGCGGCGTCAACATACCCATTTCATTAGATAATATACCGGCAGGAAGGCGCACCTTATCAGTCGTCGGCAAAGATAATGACGGCAACGAACAACAGGCCCCGACAGAAGTAAGCTGGGAGGTGGCTGCTTCTCCCGAGATCAAGTCAGCCCTGCCTTCTGAAACAGATCAGATTATGATCGAGGGCTCGACAATGGTCTTTAGCGTTGTTGCCTTTGATAGCAATGATACACAGCTGACTTACACATGGTCCCTGGATAACGACAGGGTATCTCAAATAACGGTAAGCACCATATCAGCGGCTACCGAAACAGCAAGTTCTTATACTTATTCTCCCGGTTTCAAGGCGGCCGGCAGGCATACATTAAAAGTGGAAGTTTCTGACGGCCATGAATCATCGCTGCCGGCTGTTTACGAGTGGGCTGTCGCGGTCAATGAGGCCGCCAATGAGCCGGTATTATCGTGGGAATTCAATACCGAAGGGAATAATGAGGGCTGGGTCAACGGCGGCGGCCTGGGTGTTCCGGCCATATCATCCGGGACATATAAGGCCGATTTTGACGGCGCGGAACCTGTGATGACCGGACCGTCCGGTTTGAATATCAGCACCTCGGCTGCTAAGACCCTGAGAGTGCGCTACAGGGTTTCTGGCGGTATAACAGCGCAGTTGTCCTGGGCAACAGATGCCGTTAATGAGAATACGGGAGATTTGATACGCGGGCAGGAAAATTTTCCCATAATCGGCGACGGCAGATTCCACGCAGCCAATGTCTATTTAGGCGAACACCCTGATTGGCAGGGGAACGTTACAGGTATATCATTCTATCCTGTCAGCGAGGCGGCAGTAGGCGAAATAGAGATAGATTATATAAGATTTACTGATATGGGGCCGTCTTCATCGCCTGACTGGGAATTCAATGATAATAATGCCGAATGCTGGTCCGGGCATGGGAACATCGCTACCCCATTTACGTTTGATAACGGCAAGCTTGTAACAGAGGTTACCGGTAATGATCCGATAATGGATATAGGGGGCGTATCAATTGATGCCGATATTTATAAAGGGCTTGAGATAAGATATCGTTTAAAAGGCGGCAGCAACAGCGCGGAAATATTCTGGCGCAGGGAATTAGGGGGGCAGATAGTTCATCACCGCCTGCAATTGCCGGCTCCGATCAAGACAGACGGATTGTTCCATACGTATTCAATAGACCTTTCTACCAATCCTTATTGGCAAGGCGAGGTAGTGTATTTCCGTTTTGACCCCACGATGTCGGGCAGCCCGGGTATAATTGGCGAGCCGGTTGAAGTGGAAGTGGACTATATAAAATTGGTCGCCTCATCGGCCGCTGCCCCCGTATGGGAATTTGATGAAGAGGGAGAGGCAGGCGGCTGGAGAAACCACGTCTTTGACGATCAGACAACTCATATGTCCGATTTTGAGATAAGCAACGGCACTCTTAAGACCAGGGTTACGGGCAGCAATTCCTTTATGGAGATCGGTTATGAGAATCCCAATCAGGTCTTTACGTTCAATGCCGACGGCTATAAAGGCATTTCTATCAGGATGAAGGTTGATAAAGGCAGGGTTGCCTCTGTGTCCTGGCTTAAAGACGGCAGTTACCCGCGTTCCGCTTTTAATATAATCGCCGACGGCCAGTTCCATACCTATGATATTGATTTCAGCGGCATCCCGCAATGGTCGGGCGATCTGTCGTATTTGAGGTTTAATCCCATTGAAGGCGCGACAGGTTTGGGGGCAAACGTAGAGATAGAATATATCAGGATCATAGACCAGCTGTATGGCCCGCGTTGGGAATTTGATGATGATGGCGATATGGAGGGATGGGTTTTGCAGCACTCGCTATCGGCTGTCGAAGGCCTGCCCGCGGTGGTATCCGGACGCCTCAAGGCCGAGATTACCGGCGGTTATCCTTCCATGTATATCAGGGATGGGGTTAGTTTCTCCGCCGTTACCTTCCCGCATGTTCAGATAAGATACAGGGTCATACCGGGCTCCCCAACCGGTGAATTGGCTGATGCCGCGCAGCTTCACTGGGGCGCGCGGGATGCGGGTAATAACTGGATCGCCGGAACAAAGGATTTTTCGATCAATTCAGACGGGCTTTGGCATGTTGCCAGCATTGACTTAAGCCAGGAGGCTAATTGGAAAGACGGCATCGTGTACCTGCGTTATGACCCCGTGGAAGGCGTTTCAAGCGGCGCGGTAGAAGTGGACTATATCCGTTTTTCCCATTACCGTCCGCCCGTAACTGATCTACCCGAGTGGTCGTTTAATATTGACGGGAATGCCCAGGGGTGGTCGCCTTATCGCTACCTTGACGATCCAGTCGTAGAGGACGGCAGGATGCAAACGCGAGTAACCGGCATTACTCCGTATATGTACGGCCCGCTGGGAGAGGATATAGATGCTGACGCGGCAAAGGGAGTTGAGATAAAATACAGGATAAGCGGTGATTTAGACGCTTTCCCAAGCCTGCAGAATGACCCTCGCATGCGCCTGCTCTGGATCAGGGATGGCGAAAGTTACAGCGCCAGCAGAATGAAGGTTATGCCTATAGAGCCGGACGGGCAATATCATACTCTTACGATCCCCCTGGGATCGGATGATAATTGGTCGGGTATAGTAAAGCGCCTAAGGATACATCCGCTCCTGAGCGTGTCTGAACTCAGGTCCGGTGAGTTGGCGGGAGCGGATCTCTATGCGGAGATAGATTATATAAAGATCACCGACCATCTGGCTCCTCATTACTGGGAGTTTGACGAGGCCGACAATACGGAAGGGTGGACGCCCAGGCATTCACTTTCCGACTTTACGGTATCATACAATGAAGACATATCGTCCGGGACGTTGTTGGCAAGCGTAACGAACGCGGATCCTTATATGTCAGTCAACAGCGTTAATTTCCCGGCGGACAACTTCCCTTACCTTCAGATAAGGTACAGGGCCCAGTCAGGGCACGCGGCAGAGCTGCATTGGGGCGCGAGGGATATCAATAGTAACTGGATCCCGGGATACGCGAATTTCTCCATTATTTCAGACGGGCTTTGGCATGTTGCCGATATCAATTTAAGCCGGGAGCCCCAGTGGCGCGAGAGGATCGTATCTTTCCGTTATGACCCCACAGTGGGCTCAAACGGCGAGGTGGAGATAGATTATATCCGGTTTTCAAGTTCTCCGGCCTCCGGCAGGGATGATATAGTGCCTCATTGGGAGTTTGACGAGGCCGACAATCCCGAAGGCTGGATACCCAGGAACTCTCTTTCCGACTTTACGGTATCATACAATGAAGAGATTTCATCCGGGACGTTAAATACCCGCCTTACCGGCTCCGATCCGTTTATGTCCACTTCCGGCGGAGTAGATTTCTCCGCGGCCACGTTCCCGTATGTCCAGATAAGGTACAGGGCCACTCCGGACGATTACGCTTCCGCCGCGCCGCAATATGAGGCGGCGCAGCTATACTGGGGCGCGAAGGACGCGAATAACGCGTGGATCTCAGGGGTGAAGAATTTCCTGATCAATGCGGACGGGATCTTCCATACCGCCACACTTGATCTAAGTCAGGAGGCCAATTGGAAGGAGAGGATAGTGTCTTTGCGCTACGACCCGGCAGTGAGAGCCGATAAAGATATGAGCATAGAGATAGACTATGTGCGTTTCTTTAATTCGCGGCCCGCGCCCGAGGCCCCCGAGTGGCTGTTTGACATTGACGGCAATAAACAGGGATGGTCGCCGAATAGGCAGATAGGGGAAGAAACGGGCGATTTTGAGGTGGAGGGCGGAAAGCTGAAAATGCGCGTAACCGGAAAGGATCCGTTTATATTCGGGCCTTTGGGACAGGAGATAGACGCAGATACATATAAATCCATAGAGATAAAACTTAAGATCGATGCCTCTCTGGATGTATTCCCCAGCCTTAAGAATGCCTACCTGCAGTTATATTGGGTGAGAGAAGGCGAGGACTTCAGCCAGGAGAGGTACAAGGCCGTTCCCATAGGTACAGACGGAGTGTATACGATTACAATGGGCCCGCAGGATATTAATTGGTCAGGCATGATAAAGCGCATAAGGATAGACCCTGTGGCATATCTGCCTGAATTCAAGGATGGCGTTCCGGCAGGAGATATCCGGGTTGAAGTGGATTATATCAAGGTCAGGGAGACCCCGTCTGTCGATCTGTCGCTTTCGCCCGCGGAGGGTGATTTTAATGTCGGCAGCGAATATATATTCAAGACAACATATATAGATAATAGCGCGAGGGAAGACATCGCCTTCGCGGAATTTCTCATCAGCGATGGGACGAAGACGATCAGGGCGCTGTATGTGCCGGCTGATGGAAAACTGCGTATTATAGATGATGACGGTAGATGGTCGGAAGGCTTTGATCCCGAATCCGCTAACAGGATCGAGAACAGGTATGGCACCCTGAATTGTTCAAGGACGAAAGTATATACTATAGGCACAACCGGCATAGGTATTGATTGGGCATTCAGGTTCAATGATGAATTTGCCGGCCCTAAAGATATGTCTCTTGCCGCGACAGAGCGCGTTGGCTCCGGGGAGGCAAGATTCTTAGGGTGGTTCAAGAAAGGCAGTATAAATATTATAGAGAAATAA
- the rplM gene encoding 50S ribosomal protein L13 — protein MKILTIPRKSEIKRKWYLLDAKGKILGKVAVKAATLLRGKHKPTFTPYMDTGDCVVVINAADIKVTGAKMEQKLYRRHSGYPGGLREVPLGKMLAARPEQVMRLAVKRMLPTSALSRCMLRRLKIYAGEQGYSKSLKPTSLEV, from the coding sequence ATGAAGATATTGACAATACCCAGGAAATCCGAGATCAAACGTAAATGGTACCTTCTGGACGCCAAAGGGAAGATACTGGGCAAGGTAGCCGTTAAAGCGGCAACCCTGCTTAGGGGCAAGCATAAGCCCACTTTTACTCCTTATATGGATACGGGCGACTGCGTAGTCGTGATAAACGCCGCGGATATCAAGGTTACAGGCGCCAAAATGGAGCAGAAGTTATACAGGAGGCATTCCGGCTATCCCGGGGGGCTGCGCGAGGTCCCGTTGGGAAAAATGCTGGCAGCAAGGCCTGAGCAGGTTATGCGGCTGGCCGTGAAGAGGATGCTGCCCACTTCCGCGTTGAGCAGATGTATGCTCAGGCGGCTTAAGATCTACGCCGGCGAACAGGGTTACTCAAAGTCATTGAAACCAACATCACTGGAGGTTTAA
- a CDS encoding SurA N-terminal domain-containing protein — MIKRFYLILFILFLISGCQGKEQGSPVAIEIDKMKITAAEFEDAFNNSFFAKTSDPSAKKEFLDNFITRKLILREAEREGLDKSPKFLQDVELFWQQSLLKLMLDRKARELSINLAVDDREIKKYYDAHRDAEFSGKTLEEAYGQIKFMILQNKGTEALSGWTDSLREKSSVKIGRELLNIEVK; from the coding sequence ATGATTAAACGATTCTATCTGATTTTATTTATCCTTTTTCTGATCAGCGGATGTCAGGGGAAAGAACAGGGGTCGCCTGTCGCCATCGAGATCGACAAGATGAAGATCACGGCAGCCGAATTTGAAGACGCCTTTAATAATTCTTTCTTCGCGAAAACCTCAGACCCGTCGGCAAAAAAAGAATTCCTGGATAATTTTATTACCAGAAAGCTTATCCTGAGAGAGGCGGAGAGAGAGGGGCTGGATAAAAGCCCGAAATTCCTGCAGGACGTTGAACTCTTCTGGCAGCAGTCGCTGCTTAAGTTGATGCTGGACAGGAAGGCCAGGGAACTTTCCATTAATTTAGCCGTGGATGACAGGGAGATCAAAAAATATTACGACGCCCATCGCGACGCGGAGTTCTCCGGGAAGACGCTGGAAGAGGCCTACGGGCAGATAAAGTTTATGATCCTGCAGAATAAAGGGACGGAAGCGCTCTCCGGATGGACGGATTCCTTGAGAGAGAAGTCAAGCGTGAAGATAGGACGGGAATTATTGAATATTGAAGTAAAATAG
- the rpsI gene encoding 30S ribosomal protein S9: MEEVIKYTATGRRKESVARVILVSGEGNITVNERPLEGYFKRETDRIVIQQPFSATNTLKKFDCVAKVSGGGISGQTGALRLGIARALLKADDSLSQILKKSGFLSRDARMKERKKFGQKGARRRFQWTKR; this comes from the coding sequence ATGGAAGAGGTCATTAAATATACGGCCACCGGCCGGCGCAAGGAGTCGGTAGCGAGGGTAATCCTTGTTTCCGGAGAGGGCAATATCACGGTCAATGAGCGGCCGCTGGAAGGGTATTTCAAGAGAGAGACAGACAGGATCGTCATACAGCAGCCATTTTCAGCGACTAACACCTTAAAGAAGTTTGACTGCGTTGCCAAGGTTTCCGGCGGCGGGATATCAGGCCAGACAGGGGCGCTGAGGCTGGGTATCGCCAGGGCGCTGTTGAAGGCGGATGATTCGCTGTCGCAGATACTCAAGAAAAGCGGATTTCTTTCGCGCGATGCCCGTATGAAAGAGCGCAAGAAGTTCGGGCAGAAGGGGGCACGCAGGCGCTTCCAGTGGACTAAGCGTTAA